A region from the Colwellia sp. PAMC 21821 genome encodes:
- a CDS encoding VOC family protein gives MSIYTHTTLGTNDLNKARAFYDTVLSTIGLKRIADLDENGSIWGVDAPSFFVLKPANGQPATVGNGTMVSFEAPNRAAIDAFHAAALAAGCPDEGAPGTRDWAPHAYAAYTRDLDGNKLAVYCFKAA, from the coding sequence ATGAGCATATATACACATACAACACTTGGCACTAACGACTTAAACAAAGCCCGCGCCTTCTACGACACCGTTTTAAGCACCATTGGTCTTAAGCGCATTGCCGATTTAGATGAAAATGGTTCAATTTGGGGCGTAGACGCACCTTCTTTCTTTGTCCTAAAACCTGCCAACGGCCAGCCTGCAACTGTGGGTAACGGTACTATGGTTAGCTTTGAAGCACCTAATCGTGCGGCTATCGATGCCTTTCACGCCGCAGCTTTAGCGGCGGGTTGTCCTGATGAAGGCGCACCAGGTACTCGCGATTGGGCACCTCATGCTTATGCAGCTTACACGCGTGATTTGGACGGTAATAAACTTGCTGTATATTGTTTTAAAGCAGCGTAA
- a CDS encoding excinuclease ABC subunit UvrA — translation MAITKKNSPLERNKIKAISCDPDHCIQVRGARVHNLKNIDVDLPRNALVVFTGISGSGKSSLAFGTLFAESQRRYLDSVSPYARRLIDQVDEPDVDAIEGLPPAVALQQQRGTPSVRSSVGSVTTISNALRMLYSRAGKYPRGQNILYADAFSPNTPEGACARCHGIGRVFEVTEKLLVPDDTKTIRERAIAAWPPAWQGKNLSRILVTLGYDIDKPWKLLPKKTRDWILFTEEAPVVPVYPEYNFAQINAAIESGEAPHYMGKFASAKSFILQSFATTQSLRTKKRVAQFMQISECPDCHGKKLKTASLSVKFAGLDIGELSQLTLTELARLLGDAANVNPADSELHPEKAIVAQRISRDILSRVEALTRLGLGYLSLERSTPTLSPGELQRLRLATQIRSKLFGVVYVLDEPSAGLHPADTQALLGALDELILAGNSLFVVEHDVSVIRHADWIVDVGPEAGSHGGEVIYSGPFDGFRDMSNSHTSRFLFRPNAKAKHTPRQPSDWLKLAGIERNNLQGLNVDFPLGVMTTVTGVSGSGKSSLVSQALVELVYDALGQKNIVDAPNGEAELLERELETITDGQIIDGMQHVRRLVTVDQKAIGRTPRSNLATYTSLFDHVRKLFASTRKSKARRYDVGRFSFNVVKGRCSNCEGVGFISVELLFLPSVYSPCPICRGQRYNDKTLEITYREKNIAEVLDLTVEAAHHFFADEAPVLRALDALLQVGLGYLRLGQPATELSGGEAQRIKLATELQRTQRGDTLYVLDEPTNGLHPADVSMLMAQLNGLVDAGNTVIMVEHDMQVASNSDWVIDIGPGAGDEGGLIVAQGPPAKVAKSKTSRTAPFMLS, via the coding sequence ATGGCCATCACAAAAAAAAATTCCCCCCTCGAACGAAATAAGATCAAAGCTATTTCCTGTGATCCCGACCACTGTATTCAGGTGCGAGGTGCGCGTGTTCATAACTTGAAAAATATTGACGTTGATTTACCGCGCAATGCACTGGTGGTTTTTACTGGTATTTCTGGCTCAGGAAAGTCGTCGCTGGCTTTTGGCACCTTGTTTGCGGAATCACAACGTCGTTACCTCGACTCTGTGTCGCCCTATGCGCGACGTTTGATTGACCAAGTTGATGAACCGGACGTCGATGCCATCGAAGGACTGCCGCCAGCGGTCGCACTTCAACAACAACGGGGTACGCCGTCGGTGCGTTCATCTGTGGGTAGTGTTACCACGATTTCTAATGCGCTACGTATGCTCTACTCGCGGGCGGGGAAGTATCCCCGTGGCCAGAATATATTGTATGCAGATGCGTTTTCACCAAATACGCCGGAAGGTGCGTGTGCCCGTTGCCATGGTATTGGCCGTGTTTTTGAAGTGACGGAAAAGCTGCTCGTTCCCGACGATACCAAGACGATTCGAGAACGCGCCATTGCTGCTTGGCCACCGGCGTGGCAAGGTAAAAATCTGAGCCGCATATTGGTTACCCTCGGCTATGACATTGATAAACCGTGGAAGTTGTTACCGAAAAAAACGCGCGATTGGATCCTGTTTACTGAGGAGGCACCTGTTGTACCTGTCTATCCAGAGTACAATTTTGCACAAATTAACGCGGCAATAGAAAGCGGTGAAGCGCCTCATTACATGGGCAAGTTTGCCAGTGCTAAAAGCTTTATTTTACAATCATTTGCTACCACACAAAGCCTGCGCACTAAAAAACGTGTTGCCCAGTTTATGCAAATTTCAGAGTGTCCAGATTGCCATGGCAAGAAACTTAAAACTGCATCGTTATCGGTGAAGTTTGCTGGCCTCGATATTGGTGAATTGTCGCAGTTGACGTTAACCGAACTCGCTAGATTGTTGGGAGATGCCGCTAATGTAAATCCGGCAGACAGTGAACTACATCCAGAAAAAGCCATTGTTGCTCAGCGAATTTCCCGCGATATTTTATCCCGTGTTGAAGCACTCACGCGACTAGGTTTGGGGTACCTGTCACTCGAACGCAGTACGCCAACCTTGTCGCCAGGCGAGCTACAACGTTTGCGCTTGGCAACACAAATTCGATCGAAGCTGTTCGGCGTTGTCTATGTGCTCGATGAACCGTCGGCAGGTTTACATCCTGCTGATACTCAAGCATTGTTAGGTGCGTTGGATGAACTGATACTTGCAGGTAATTCTTTATTCGTCGTTGAACATGACGTCAGTGTTATTCGCCATGCAGACTGGATTGTGGACGTTGGGCCAGAAGCGGGAAGCCATGGCGGCGAAGTCATTTACAGTGGTCCATTTGACGGTTTTCGAGATATGAGTAACTCACACACTAGCCGCTTCCTTTTCAGGCCTAATGCTAAAGCGAAACACACACCACGGCAGCCGTCAGATTGGTTGAAGTTAGCGGGTATAGAGCGAAACAACCTTCAAGGGCTTAATGTTGATTTTCCGCTGGGCGTAATGACGACTGTTACGGGGGTATCAGGTTCGGGCAAGTCAAGCTTGGTGAGTCAAGCACTGGTTGAACTTGTTTATGATGCGCTGGGACAGAAAAATATTGTTGACGCACCTAATGGTGAGGCCGAACTACTGGAACGGGAGCTTGAAACGATAACGGACGGACAGATTATTGATGGAATGCAGCATGTACGAAGACTGGTGACCGTTGACCAGAAAGCGATTGGTCGGACGCCACGCTCAAACCTTGCCACTTACACTAGCCTGTTTGATCACGTGCGTAAGTTGTTTGCCTCGACCCGAAAATCGAAAGCCCGTCGCTATGATGTTGGGCGTTTTTCGTTCAATGTGGTTAAGGGGCGCTGCTCGAATTGTGAAGGGGTCGGTTTTATTAGCGTAGAGCTGCTGTTTCTTCCTAGCGTCTATTCACCTTGTCCGATTTGCCGTGGTCAGCGATATAACGATAAGACGTTAGAGATCACCTATCGGGAGAAAAACATCGCTGAAGTGCTTGATCTGACCGTCGAAGCTGCGCATCATTTTTTTGCTGATGAAGCGCCAGTGTTGCGGGCATTAGATGCATTGCTGCAAGTTGGACTGGGCTATTTACGGCTCGGACAACCGGCAACTGAATTATCGGGAGGCGAAGCGCAGCGGATCAAACTCGCCACTGAACTGCAGCGCACGCAACGTGGTGATACGCTTTACGTACTCGATGAACCAACCAATGGCTTGCATCCCGCAGATGTGTCTATGTTGATGGCGCAATTGAACGGACTCGTTGATGCCGGTAACACCGTCATCATGGTCGAACATGATATGCAGGTTGCCAGCAACAGCGACTGGGTTATCGATATTGGCCCCGGCGCTGGTGATGAAGGTGGGCTGATTGTTGCTCAAGGTCCACCAGCGAAAGTCGCTAAGTCGAAGACCAGCCGAACCGCGCCTTTCATGTTGTCGTAG
- a CDS encoding sensor domain-containing diguanylate cyclase — translation MKKPDFPEDEQARLETLQLLNILDTQPEERFDRLTRMAKKMFNLPMAVVSLVDKDRIWFKSCVGLPVSEAQRDISFCGHAILGTEVFIIPNTLEDERFANNPWVTEDPKVRFYAGCPLKAVNGSNIGSLCLIDTIPRKFEKDDIQALIDLAAMVEGELSALQMATMDKLTNISNRRGFMILAEQVLYGSLRHETATTLIFFDLDKFKTINDTYGHAAGDNALILFTDILKSTCRDSDVFARLGGDEFAVLLTNTTTLIAKEFIQRFKDSLEQVNSTESSEYNITFSHGIVMFDPEKHASIEELLEDGDALMYQEKHN, via the coding sequence ATGAAAAAGCCTGACTTTCCTGAAGATGAACAAGCACGCCTTGAAACGCTTCAGCTATTGAATATTTTAGATACGCAGCCTGAAGAAAGATTTGATAGGCTTACACGTATGGCAAAAAAAATGTTTAATTTGCCAATGGCTGTTGTTAGCCTAGTTGATAAAGACCGCATATGGTTTAAGTCCTGTGTTGGCTTGCCTGTTAGCGAAGCACAGCGCGATATTTCTTTTTGTGGGCATGCCATTTTAGGAACAGAAGTTTTCATTATTCCTAATACCTTGGAAGATGAGCGCTTTGCAAACAATCCTTGGGTTACTGAAGATCCTAAGGTGCGTTTCTATGCTGGTTGTCCTTTAAAAGCAGTTAATGGCAGCAATATTGGCTCACTTTGTCTTATTGACACTATACCAAGAAAATTTGAGAAAGATGATATTCAGGCCTTGATTGACTTAGCTGCGATGGTGGAAGGTGAGTTATCAGCACTACAAATGGCAACTATGGATAAGCTGACTAATATCTCTAACCGGCGCGGTTTTATGATATTAGCTGAACAAGTTTTATATGGTTCTCTTCGTCATGAAACAGCTACAACCTTAATATTTTTTGATTTAGATAAATTTAAAACAATTAATGACACTTATGGCCATGCAGCAGGCGATAATGCTTTAATATTATTTACTGATATATTGAAAAGTACGTGCCGTGATTCAGATGTCTTTGCTCGTTTAGGGGGAGATGAATTTGCAGTTTTGTTAACAAATACAACAACGTTAATTGCAAAAGAGTTTATTCAACGTTTTAAGGACTCATTAGAACAAGTAAACAGCACTGAAAGTTCTGAGTACAACATAACATTTTCACATGGTATTGTAATGTTCGACCCTGAAAAACATGCATCAATAGAGGAACTGCTTGAAGATGGTGATGCTTTGATGTATCAGGAAAAACATAACTAA
- a CDS encoding LysR family transcriptional regulator: MKFELLTTFLEVSRTLHFRVASENLFITQSAVSARIKLLEDDLGVLLFDRSHKHLKLTTEGHRLIKHANEILFMWQKTKHDVGVAEHDAMQLAIGSMNSIWDIVLQGWLQKIHRNLDSVSLFTSTYSPMELRKNVINRTVDIAFLFEPPFIEDLVTEKVATVPLHLVTTDPEHIEGVNVDNYIMVDYGESVNTLHMRESQDGAPAKHFMSQPRIALNYILQAGGSAHLPRQMTFEQVEANKLFVVESAPVYHREIFAVYLAKSQKTEIIKQAIGLFPHLPV, encoded by the coding sequence ATGAAATTTGAATTATTAACAACATTTTTAGAAGTAAGCCGAACTTTACATTTTAGGGTGGCTTCTGAAAATCTTTTTATTACCCAATCAGCGGTTAGCGCAAGAATAAAGTTATTAGAAGATGACTTGGGTGTTTTGCTGTTCGACCGCAGTCATAAACATTTAAAATTAACCACTGAAGGACACCGGTTAATAAAGCATGCCAATGAAATTCTGTTTATGTGGCAAAAAACCAAGCACGATGTTGGCGTAGCTGAACATGATGCTATGCAACTTGCTATTGGCTCAATGAATTCCATTTGGGATATTGTTTTACAAGGTTGGTTGCAAAAAATTCATCGTAATTTAGACAGCGTGAGTTTATTTACCAGTACTTATTCGCCAATGGAATTAAGAAAGAATGTTATCAACCGCACCGTTGATATTGCATTTTTATTTGAACCACCATTTATCGAAGACTTGGTGACAGAAAAAGTAGCCACGGTACCTCTGCACCTAGTAACAACTGATCCTGAACATATTGAAGGGGTAAATGTAGATAATTACATTATGGTGGATTATGGCGAGTCGGTTAATACCCTACATATGCGTGAATCTCAAGATGGGGCACCAGCTAAACACTTTATGAGCCAACCACGTATCGCCTTAAATTATATTTTACAAGCGGGTGGTAGTGCGCACTTGCCTAGGCAAATGACTTTTGAACAGGTAGAAGCTAATAAGTTATTTGTGGTAGAAAGTGCTCCGGTTTATCATCGAGAAATATTTGCTGTTTATTTAGCGAAAAGTCAAAAAACCGAAATTATTAAACAAGCGATAGGGTTATTTCCGCATTTACCGGTCTAA
- the rimK gene encoding 30S ribosomal protein S6--L-glutamate ligase produces MKVAILSRNKNLYSTKRLKEAGEAMGHEVDVIDTLHCYMDITSSNSKVRYHGKELPMYDAIIPRIGASVTFYGTAVARQFEMMGTFNINESVAISRSRDKLRSLQLLSRKGIGMPRTGFASKPDNAKDLIKNVGGAPVVIKLLEGTQGIGVVLADTAKAAEAIIEAFMGLKANILVQEFIKEAGGADIRCLVIGGKVVAAMKRQGAEGEFRSNLHRGGSAEVVKLSKAERDTAISAAKAMGLNMCGVDLLRSQNGPMVMEVNSSPGLEGIEKATGKNIAGMIFEFLEKNAKPHANKTRGKG; encoded by the coding sequence ATGAAAGTTGCAATTTTATCAAGAAATAAAAATCTATATTCTACAAAACGTTTAAAAGAAGCAGGCGAAGCAATGGGTCATGAAGTTGATGTTATTGACACTTTGCATTGTTATATGGATATCACTAGTAGCAACTCAAAAGTGCGTTATCACGGTAAAGAATTACCGATGTACGATGCTATTATTCCACGTATTGGTGCTTCAGTAACATTTTACGGCACGGCTGTTGCTCGACAATTTGAAATGATGGGCACCTTTAATATTAATGAGTCTGTTGCTATTAGTCGTTCTCGCGATAAATTACGTTCATTACAGTTATTGTCACGTAAAGGCATTGGTATGCCGCGTACGGGTTTTGCTAGCAAGCCAGATAACGCTAAAGATTTAATCAAAAACGTTGGTGGTGCACCCGTTGTAATTAAATTATTAGAAGGTACTCAAGGTATTGGTGTTGTTTTAGCCGATACAGCAAAAGCTGCAGAAGCTATTATCGAAGCGTTCATGGGCTTAAAAGCCAACATTTTAGTGCAAGAGTTTATTAAAGAAGCTGGTGGTGCTGATATACGTTGTTTAGTTATTGGCGGTAAAGTGGTTGCAGCCATGAAACGTCAAGGCGCTGAAGGTGAGTTCCGTTCAAACTTACATCGCGGCGGTAGTGCTGAAGTAGTTAAATTATCAAAAGCTGAGCGCGATACAGCGATTAGTGCGGCAAAAGCAATGGGCTTAAACATGTGTGGTGTTGACTTATTGCGTTCACAGAATGGTCCTATGGTGATGGAAGTTAACTCTTCTCCAGGTTTAGAAGGCATAGAAAAAGCAACAGGTAAAAACATTGCCGGTATGATTTTTGAATTTTTAGAGAAAAATGCCAAGCCACATGCTAATAAAACTCGCGGTAAAGGGTAA
- a CDS encoding succinylglutamate desuccinylase/aspartoacylase family protein gives MKDILKIGEFEILPGEQRKIELPVAKLYTDANVSLPVHIIRAKKPGPTIFISAAVHGDELNGIEIIRRLISEKKFRITHGTLIAVPMVNVYGVVNQSRYMPDRRDLNRCFPGSAKGSLAGRIAHIFLNEIVKHCDYGIDLHTGAIHRSNLPQIRADLSCADTKELAMVFGVPVVLNSNIIDGSLREAAVKHKTKVLLYEAGEALRFDEYSIRAGMKGITNVLKHLGMRKASVTRKKVIEPFVANSSQWLRANGSGIVNHRVKLGDQIKKGDILAEIGSPYGDILDVVKASRAGILIGQQNIPLVQEGEAMFHIAYFEEDDKHISQQIESSQDNLLPQSSM, from the coding sequence ATGAAGGACATTTTAAAAATTGGTGAGTTTGAAATATTACCCGGCGAACAGCGTAAAATTGAATTACCTGTCGCCAAGTTATACACCGATGCTAACGTTTCTTTACCTGTTCATATTATTCGAGCAAAAAAACCGGGCCCTACTATTTTTATAAGCGCTGCAGTGCATGGTGACGAATTAAATGGTATTGAAATTATCCGTCGCTTAATCAGCGAGAAGAAATTTAGGATCACCCATGGAACATTAATAGCTGTACCTATGGTCAATGTTTATGGTGTTGTTAACCAAAGCCGCTATATGCCTGACCGAAGAGATCTTAACCGATGTTTTCCTGGCTCAGCAAAAGGTTCACTGGCTGGTCGAATAGCACACATTTTTCTTAATGAAATTGTTAAACATTGTGACTACGGTATTGATTTACACACAGGGGCAATTCACCGTTCAAATTTACCGCAAATTCGCGCTGATTTGTCTTGTGCCGATACTAAAGAGCTCGCCATGGTGTTTGGCGTACCCGTAGTATTGAATTCCAACATTATTGATGGTTCTTTAAGAGAAGCAGCCGTAAAACATAAAACCAAAGTGCTACTTTATGAAGCCGGTGAAGCATTGCGTTTTGATGAGTATTCAATTCGTGCTGGCATGAAAGGCATTACTAACGTGTTAAAACATTTAGGCATGCGTAAGGCGTCAGTTACGCGTAAAAAAGTAATTGAGCCGTTTGTTGCTAACAGCAGTCAGTGGTTGCGTGCGAATGGCAGTGGTATTGTAAATCATCGTGTTAAATTGGGAGACCAAATTAAAAAAGGTGATATTTTAGCTGAAATTGGTAGCCCTTATGGCGATATTTTAGATGTAGTTAAAGCGAGTAGAGCTGGTATATTAATTGGTCAACAAAACATCCCTTTGGTGCAAGAAGGTGAAGCTATGTTCCATATTGCCTATTTTGAAGAAGATGATAAACATATCTCCCAACAAATAGAGAGCTCTCAAGATAACTTATTACCGCAAAGCAGCATGTAA
- a CDS encoding ATP-dependent zinc protease produces the protein MTKKQKAIIGRLETIALPELAITDIQVRVDTGAKTSSLHVDNIVKFKKNGKIMVRFDLHPDAYNVDEIVSCEAPMHDIRRVKSSNGTSEQRYVISTPVQLGETLWPIEITLTDRSDMSYLMLFGREAIGTKFLVDPSKVFVSS, from the coding sequence ATGACTAAAAAGCAAAAAGCAATTATTGGCCGTTTGGAAACTATTGCGCTACCTGAGTTAGCAATAACAGATATACAGGTACGCGTAGATACCGGAGCTAAAACCTCCTCTCTACATGTGGATAACATTGTAAAGTTTAAAAAAAATGGCAAAATAATGGTGAGGTTTGACCTACACCCGGACGCTTACAATGTTGATGAAATAGTTTCTTGTGAAGCGCCGATGCACGATATCAGAAGAGTTAAATCTTCAAATGGTACCTCTGAGCAACGTTATGTAATATCAACACCAGTACAACTGGGTGAAACACTTTGGCCAATTGAAATAACCTTAACTGATCGCTCAGACATGAGTTACTTAATGTTATTTGGCCGAGAAGCCATTGGTACTAAATTTCTAGTTGATCCATCAAAAGTATTTGTAAGTTCTTAA
- a CDS encoding mechanosensitive ion channel domain-containing protein: protein MTFEQIVEQITALLTFNVVNVSDQAVTLGDILFIPLMIMIGLLLSKWLIKLISKRLRSKKTDPNVIHLIERILFVIAIAVIIISILDFMNVPIAAFAFLSGAIAIGFGFGAQNIINNFISGWILMWERPIRIGDFLEVEDTKGLVEEINTRSTRIKRIDGVHLLIPNSKLLENTVVNWTLVDQFVRCSVSVGVAYGSPAKKVAELILQATTEQPEALTEPKPLVTFDDFGDNALMFQVTFWISSRAETGLRVAKSNVRFRLEELFEQNDIVVAYPQRDIHIDGSLKLIKSEVQAD, encoded by the coding sequence ATGACATTTGAACAGATAGTAGAACAAATAACAGCATTACTGACATTTAACGTAGTTAATGTGTCAGATCAAGCTGTCACTTTGGGCGATATCCTCTTTATACCGCTAATGATTATGATCGGCTTGTTATTAAGTAAATGGCTAATTAAATTAATCAGTAAACGTTTGAGAAGTAAAAAAACTGATCCAAATGTCATTCATTTAATCGAACGTATTTTATTCGTTATCGCCATAGCGGTTATCATTATTAGCATATTAGATTTTATGAATGTGCCGATTGCCGCCTTTGCGTTTTTATCTGGCGCTATTGCCATTGGTTTTGGTTTCGGTGCACAAAACATTATCAATAACTTTATTAGTGGTTGGATATTAATGTGGGAACGCCCTATTCGCATTGGTGATTTTTTAGAAGTTGAAGATACCAAGGGTTTAGTAGAAGAAATAAATACCCGTTCAACACGTATTAAACGTATAGATGGTGTTCATTTACTCATTCCTAATAGTAAATTGCTCGAAAATACCGTTGTGAACTGGACCTTAGTAGACCAGTTTGTACGCTGTTCAGTTTCTGTGGGTGTTGCCTATGGTTCACCCGCAAAAAAAGTAGCTGAATTAATTCTGCAAGCTACTACTGAACAACCTGAAGCACTTACCGAACCTAAACCCTTGGTAACTTTCGATGATTTTGGCGACAATGCGTTAATGTTTCAAGTGACTTTTTGGATTAGTTCGCGTGCTGAAACAGGATTAAGGGTCGCAAAAAGCAATGTAAGATTTCGCTTGGAAGAGTTATTTGAACAAAATGATATCGTGGTCGCCTACCCACAACGTGACATACATATTGACGGTTCGCTAAAGTTAATCAAAAGTGAAGTACAAGCGGATTAA
- a CDS encoding mechanosensitive ion channel family protein — MVEFLIQHKFTLTVFFIIVFFTVKAIIIKLIKRKSKKSKRLKINMVNNIFTLLVIILIFNIWSSEIQKFAFSIAAFIVAIVLATREFIQCFIGFIYILSSRPFRIGDWIQVGKYYGEVHSSDWAKLTLLEVNKHDYQYTGKTLYVPNSQLITSVIKNLNFLKRYAMHHFTIVRDDSVNPFVFIDTLHEKANLYCIEFKEVAMRYNQLIENRLDIKIAGPEPHIQISTSELGDTQVVFSIFCPTEKALGIEQKLTADFMALWFENKKD; from the coding sequence ATAGTTGAATTTTTAATCCAACATAAATTTACATTAACAGTATTTTTTATTATTGTTTTTTTTACTGTAAAAGCAATAATAATCAAACTGATAAAAAGAAAATCGAAGAAAAGTAAAAGATTAAAGATTAATATGGTAAATAATATATTTACGTTATTAGTTATTATTCTTATTTTTAATATTTGGTCGAGTGAAATACAAAAGTTTGCTTTTTCAATCGCCGCCTTTATTGTCGCAATCGTACTTGCAACCCGAGAATTTATTCAATGCTTTATTGGCTTTATATATATTTTATCAAGTCGTCCTTTTCGCATTGGCGATTGGATACAAGTAGGTAAGTATTATGGTGAAGTACACTCTAGTGACTGGGCAAAACTGACGCTTTTAGAGGTTAATAAGCACGATTACCAATATACAGGTAAAACGTTATATGTGCCTAATAGCCAGTTAATTACCTCTGTTATAAAGAACCTTAACTTCTTAAAACGCTATGCAATGCATCACTTCACCATCGTGCGAGATGACAGCGTTAACCCCTTTGTTTTTATTGATACGCTGCATGAGAAAGCAAATCTATATTGTATTGAATTTAAAGAAGTGGCTATGCGCTACAATCAATTAATAGAAAATCGTTTAGATATCAAGATTGCTGGCCCTGAGCCACATATTCAAATATCTACTTCTGAACTGGGTGATACTCAGGTGGTGTTTTCAATTTTTTGTCCGACAGAGAAAGCGCTTGGAATAGAGCAGAAATTGACTGCTGATTTTATGGCATTGTGGTTCGAAAATAAAAAGGATTAA
- a CDS encoding ABC transporter substrate-binding protein — MKSKRAINTNLISVVIITMALLISATVFASTEDAKSKVQAVFSQVEVSLIKLKQTEALTKANIRDVLSQYLLPEVDARYFTYKVLNKNMPKVPDELKEAFISELSLQLINTYSNLLNKYNNEVINVGQSTLSKSGKLAMVDVTIVGKTKTNKAVVKLLQSNEQNWLFFDIEVEGISLLQTKQAEINASFNKLGVEGTLLHLQKINQKVVDG, encoded by the coding sequence ATGAAATCCAAACGGGCTATCAATACTAATCTGATCAGTGTTGTTATAATTACTATGGCGCTTTTAATCTCTGCGACTGTTTTTGCGTCAACTGAAGATGCTAAATCCAAAGTACAGGCGGTATTTAGTCAGGTTGAAGTTTCGCTAATTAAATTAAAGCAAACTGAAGCATTAACCAAAGCAAATATTAGAGATGTTTTAAGTCAGTATTTATTACCCGAGGTTGATGCTCGTTACTTTACTTACAAAGTGCTAAATAAAAATATGCCTAAGGTGCCAGATGAGCTCAAAGAAGCTTTTATAAGTGAATTATCACTGCAGCTTATTAACACCTACAGTAACTTATTAAATAAATACAATAATGAAGTTATTAATGTCGGTCAAAGTACACTTTCTAAAAGTGGCAAATTGGCGATGGTTGATGTCACTATTGTTGGAAAAACTAAAACTAATAAGGCGGTTGTAAAATTATTACAGTCAAATGAGCAAAACTGGCTGTTTTTTGATATTGAGGTTGAAGGCATAAGCTTATTACAAACTAAGCAAGCAGAAATAAACGCAAGTTTTAACAAGTTAGGTGTAGAAGGCACCTTGTTACATTTACAAAAAATCAATCAAAAAGTGGTTGATGGTTAG